The window CCACGATGAGATAAAGATCAATGGCTCCCCTGCTGCTATTTGGGAAGATATATATCAGTTCTGTGACGATCTTGCAGAAACTTTTGAAGAATCAAGTAGCTACATGCTCCTCCCCTGTCTTTGAAAAGAATGCCTATGAATTTTATTTGAAGTCAAACGGTGCCAAGTTTGTAAAAAATTGTCAAGAACTACGGTGCCAAATTATTATCAGTAGATGCACAATAATGTATATttccatattatatatatatatatatatatatatatatatatatatatatatatatatatagtggtgtGGGTGTTGATTATCTTTTCTATATACATGATGAAATTATGCACCGtttgtttgacttcagacaaaagttATAAGCTCTGGTTTCAGagagacagagggagtagctcgTAGTAGAATACAAAGAAACAACCTTAAATAAAGATGTCAAACAGCTCAAGGTGATTTAGATTAGCTGTcccaagaaaagaaaaaaaatgatgagTTAAAGCACTGAAGTCTGCTCTCAACGAAAAATACATTGATGCTGTCATGATTTTAGGAGAGGAAAAAAGTTGGGAATAATCAAATTGCTATAAGCTCATTGGATACAAAGAAAACATTCTTTTACAATCCTCAAAACAGCACAAGGATTGAGGAACATGTATGATCTACAGACGGCAGTGCAAGAATGAACAACTGAAAGCAAAGATACCAACACAACCCAATTTTATGCCTGACAGAAAATGCCGCGCCTCCGCAAAAGTTTGTCGAATTCCTGAAGCTCCTGTGGAGACGAATTAGGCGATTGCGGGCATGTCCTTGAGCCACCCATCGAGCGGCTTGCCGATGGAGTAGACGATGAAGCCGATCTCCCTGAGCTTCTCGGCGTCGACCACGTTGCGCCCGTCGAAGACAAAGGCCGGCTTCTGCATGTTGTCGAAGATCTTCTGGTAGTCCAGCTCCTTGAACTGGTTCCACTCGGTCAGGATGCACACGGCGTGGGCTCCCTTGGTGGCCTCGTACGCGTCCCACACCACGCTCACCTGCTTTATAGCCGATGGGCTCGTCGGCTGCAGGTGCATGGGGTGGTCCCAGTCGAACTTGTTCATGGCGAGGTCCCGCTGGATCTGGTCCTCTGTGACCTCGGGATCATAGATGCTGACATGGGCCTTGTCACCCAGCAGGCCCTTGCACACGTCGATCGCCGGGGTCTCCCTGGTGTCACCAGTGTCCTTCTTGAAGGCGAACCCGAGGATGGCGACCTTCTTGCCAGAGACGGTGTTGAACATGGAGGACACGACACGGTTGACGAACCTGCTCTTCTGGTAGTCATTGATCTTGATCACCTGCTTCCAGTAGTTGGCCACCTCGGGGAGGCCGTTGCACTCGCAGATGTACACCAGGTTCAAGATGTCCTTCTGGAAACAGGACCCGCCAAACCCAACGCTGGCGTTCAGGAACTTGGGGCCGATCCTGGAATCCTTACCGATGGCGTAAGACACCTCGGACACGTTGGCGCCGGTGGCCTCGCAGAGCGCGGACATGGCATTCACGGATGAGATCCTCTGGGCCAAGAACGCGTTGGCAGCGAGCTTGGAGAGCTCAGCAGACCACAGGTTGGTGGTGATGATGTTCTCCTCAGGAACCCAGTGGGCGTACACCTCCTTGAGAGCCTGAACGGCCTTCCTGCCCTCGGGGGTCTCCCGGCCACCGATAAGCACTCTGTCAGGCTTGAACAGGTCCTCGATAGCCGTGCCCTCGGCCAGGAACTCCGGGTTGGAGAGGATCTGGTAGTTGATGCCCTTGCTGTTGTGGGTCAAGATCTTCTCAATGGCCTCTGCAGTCTTGACAGGGACAGTGGACTTCTCAACGACGATCTTGTCAGACTTGGACACGTCGGCG is drawn from Triticum dicoccoides isolate Atlit2015 ecotype Zavitan chromosome 4A, WEW_v2.0, whole genome shotgun sequence and contains these coding sequences:
- the LOC119286871 gene encoding UDP-glucose 6-dehydrogenase 4-like; this translates as MVKICCIGAGYVGGPTMAVIAVKCPAIEVVVVDISKPRIDAWNSDKLPIYEPGLDEVVKACRGRNLFFSTDVEKHVAEADIIFVSVNTPTKTRGLGAGKAADLTYWESAARMIADVSKSDKIVVEKSTVPVKTAEAIEKILTHNSKGINYQILSNPEFLAEGTAIEDLFKPDRVLIGGRETPEGRKAVQALKEVYAHWVPEENIITTNLWSAELSKLAANAFLAQRISSVNAMSALCEATGANVSEVSYAIGKDSRIGPKFLNASVGFGGSCFQKDILNLVYICECNGLPEVANYWKQVIKINDYQKSRFVNRVVSSMFNTVSGKKVAILGFAFKKDTGDTRETPAIDVCKGLLGDKAHVSIYDPEVTEDQIQRDLAMNKFDWDHPMHLQPTSPSAIKQVSVVWDAYEATKGAHAVCILTEWNQFKELDYQKIFDNMQKPAFVFDGRNVVDAEKLREIGFIVYSIGKPLDGWLKDMPAIA